The window CCGGCGAAGCCTCTATCAACTGCCTGTAACGCTGTTCGCTGTCGTTCGACCGGAAGAACCTCATGGACGCTACCCACCGCGTCGTTCGACCGGGGAGGTGCCTGAGCGATAATTCCGGGCCATCGGTTTCGATGTAATCCGGCGGGAAATGTGTTAAGTGTTCACATAATGTTACGACACGAGGCTCTCGGGGAGATGGCCGCTTTGGCTATCGAAGGGGGAGGTGTCACGCGCTTCGCCCCCCGTGACACGCCGGAATCCCGAGGCAGAACGCTATTAATACCCGGCGACGACACCGCCACACGATGAACACCTCCCTCGACGACCGCACCGTGCAGGCCGTCCTCGTCGTCGTGGCCGTCGGCTTGCTCGCCCGTTTCGTCTTCCTCGGGGCCCGCATCTCCCATTACGACGAGGCCCGCGTCGCGTGGTGGGGCCTCGAATACCTCCGGACCGGCGAAACGACCTATCGGTACATCATCCACGGCCCCTTCCTCCAGTTGCTCCATCGGCCGCTCTTCGCCGCCTTCGGCCCGACGGATTTCGTCGCGCGTGCGCCCGTCGCGCTGATTACCGGTCTGTTCCCGCTCGTGGCGCTGTGGTTCCGGCGCTATCTCTCGGACCTCGAAGTCGTCGGGATGGCGCTGTTCCTCGCGCTTAACCCGATTATCCTCTACTATTCGCGGTTCATGCGCTCGTCGATGCTGGTGGCGGCCTTCTGTTTCGTTGCCTTCGCCGCCCTCGTGCGGTTGCTGGACGGCGACGGCATCTCGTATCTCTACACCGCGGCGGGCGCGCTGGCGTTCGGGTTCGCCGCCAAGGAAAACGCCATCGTCTACGCCCTCTGTTGGCTCGGGGCGGGCGCGCTGCTGCTCGATACTGCGCTCTTTCGGCCCCGCCAGCACGACAGCGGGTGGGACCTGCTGACGACGACGCTCGGCGACTGGCGGCAGCGGTACGGCCCCGATACCCCGGCCGGCCGCCAGCGCCTGCTCGGCTACGGCCTCCACCTCGTGGGTGCGGTCACGCTGTTTGCCCTGCTCACGTTCTTCTTCTTCGCGCCGCGGGGCACCGAGGCGGGACTGTGGACCGGCAACCTCTCGCTGACGCTGGATGCGACGCTTTCGGACATCTCCGAGGGCCTCGACTACTGGTTCGGGCAGGGCGAGGAGACGACCTTTACCACCTACATCGAACGTCTCGGACTGTTCGTGAAGACGACGCTGACCTACGCGGGCCCGCTGTTCGTGCTGTCGCTCGTCGGCTTCGTCGTCGAACGGTACGCCCGCCCGAACTCCCGGCCGCTGGTGTTGGCGTGTGCCTACTGGGGCTTTGCCAGCGTTCTCGGCTATCCGCTCGGTACCGACATCTGGGGGGCGTGGATAATCGTCAACGCGCTGGTGCCGCTGTCGGTGCCGGCGGCGGTCGGCCTCGGCTTCCTGCTGGATATCGGCCGGGACGCGGTGGCCGACGAGGACCGCGTTAGCGTGGCCGCGGTCGCGATGCTGTTGTTGCTCGTCGTCGGACAGGTCGCGGTCGTCGGCGGCGGGGCGGTCTACGCCCAACCGACCAGTCCCGACAACGAACTCGTCCAGTTCGCCCAACCCCAACAGGAGATGCGGGCCTCGGTCGATGCGACGACGGCCGCGGCGGCGGCCAACACCGACGGTCCGGATGCCCTCTTCTACGGGGGTGAGGACTTCGTTACGATGGACGAGACGGCGGTCCGGTCGCCGGCCTGTATCAACTGGTTCCGGACGCTGCCGTGGGCGTGGTATCTCGACGCCAACGACGTCTCGGTC of the Natronomonas halophila genome contains:
- a CDS encoding flippase activity-associated protein Agl23: MNTSLDDRTVQAVLVVVAVGLLARFVFLGARISHYDEARVAWWGLEYLRTGETTYRYIIHGPFLQLLHRPLFAAFGPTDFVARAPVALITGLFPLVALWFRRYLSDLEVVGMALFLALNPIILYYSRFMRSSMLVAAFCFVAFAALVRLLDGDGISYLYTAAGALAFGFAAKENAIVYALCWLGAGALLLDTALFRPRQHDSGWDLLTTTLGDWRQRYGPDTPAGRQRLLGYGLHLVGAVTLFALLTFFFFAPRGTEAGLWTGNLSLTLDATLSDISEGLDYWFGQGEETTFTTYIERLGLFVKTTLTYAGPLFVLSLVGFVVERYARPNSRPLVLACAYWGFASVLGYPLGTDIWGAWIIVNALVPLSVPAAVGLGFLLDIGRDAVADEDRVSVAAVAMLLLLVVGQVAVVGGGAVYAQPTSPDNELVQFAQPQQEMRASVDATTAAAAANTDGPDALFYGGEDFVTMDETAVRSPACINWFRTLPWAWYLDANDVSVTCANSTGTMPEQLPPVVVAQADCTLERAVACRDNPEALSPPQEIAQRVPDRYERHAYLHRTTGGSYFHGVVVYVDPEA